A portion of the Oncorhynchus gorbuscha isolate QuinsamMale2020 ecotype Even-year linkage group LG07, OgorEven_v1.0, whole genome shotgun sequence genome contains these proteins:
- the LOC124039762 gene encoding SWI/SNF-related matrix-associated actin-dependent regulator of chromatin subfamily D member 3-like isoform X2 yields the protein MERKRPGMPSGARMPHQGAPMGPPGPPFGGSPAVRPGLPAPVMEPSRKRPAPSQQVQQQQNVQNRARKKPVGFPGANEMPARQMDMRDAQSDPTLGSNAKRRKMADKILPQRIRELVPESQAYMDLLAFERKLDQTIMRKRVDIQEALKRPMKQKRKLRLYISNTFNPAKPDADDSDGSIASWELRVEGKLLDDPGKLKRKFSSFFKSLVIELDKDLYGPDNHLVEWHRTPTTQETDGFQVKRPGDVSVRCTLLLMLDYQPPQFKLDPRLARLLGIHTQTRSCIIQALWQYVKTNKLQDSHDKEYINCDKYFQQIFDCPRLKFSEIPQRLTNLLLPPDPIVINHVISVDPNDQKKTACYDIDVEVEDPLKSQMSSFLLSTANQQEIASLDNKIHETIESINQLKIQRDFMLSFSRDPKGYIQDWLKSQSRDLKLMTDVVGNPEEERRAEFYHEPWSQEAVSRYFYSKIQQRRQELEQALAVRNT from the exons CGTCCTGGAATGCCGTCTGGAGCGAGGATGCCCCACCAGGGTGCTCCCATGGGCCCCCCCGGACCCCCGTTCGGTGGGAGCCCTGCGGTGCGGCCTGGCCTACCCGCGCCGGTCATGGAGCCCAGCCGCAAGAGACCTGCCCCCTCCCAGCAGGTCCAGCAACAGCAGAACGTCCAGAACCGGGCCAGAAA GAAGCCAGTGGGATTCCCCGGAGCCAATGAGATGCCAGCGAGGCAGATGGACATGAGAGATGCCCAATCAGATCCAACGCTCGGATCAAA cgCCAAGAGAAGGAAAATGGCAGACAAGATTCTTCCACAGAGG ATCCGTGAGCTGGTCCCGGAGTCCCAGGCTTACATGGACCTGTTGGCCTTTGAACGTAAACTGGACCAGACCATTATGCGTAAACGGGTGGACATCCAGGAAGCCCTGAAGAGACCCATGAAG CAAAAGCGTAAACTGAGGCTGTACATCTCCAACACCTTCAACCCTGCCAAGCCTGACGCTGACGACTCAGACGGCAGTATTGCATCATGGGAGCTGCGGGTTGAGGGGAAGCTGCTGGATGAT CCTGGGAAGCTGAAGAGGAAATTCTCCTCGTTCTTCAAGAGCCTGGTGATCGAGCTGGACAAAGACCTGTATGGTCCTGACAACCACCTGGTAGAG TGGCACCGCACTCCCACCACCCAGGAGACGGACGGCTTCCAGGTGAAGAGGCCAGGGGACGTGAGCGTGCGCTGCACACTGCTGCTAATGCTAGACTACCAG CCCCCCCAGTTCAAGCTGGACCCTCGTCTTGCTCGCCTGCTGGGTATCCACACCCAGACCCGCTCCTGTATCATCCAGGCCCTGTGGCAGTACGTCAAGACCAACAAGCTGCAGGACTCCCACGACAAGGAGTACATCAACTGTGACAAGTACTTTCAGCAG ATCTTTGACTGCCCGCGGCTCAAGTTCTCGGAGATCCCCCAGCGTCTCACCAACCTCCTCCTGCCCCCTGACCCCATCGTCATCAACCACGTCATCAG CGTGGACCCTAATGACCAGAAGAAGACAGCGTGCTATGACATCGACGTGGAGGTGGAGGACCCCCTGAAGAGCCAGATGAGCAGCTTCCTGCTCTCCACTGCCAACCAGCAGGAGATCGCCTCACTGGACAAcaag ATCCACGAAACCATTGAGTCCATCAACCAGTTAAAGATCCAGAGGGACTTTATGCTCAGCTTCTCCAGAGACCCTAAGGGCTACATCCAGGACTGGCTCAAGTCCCAGAGCAGAGACCTGAAG CTGATGACGGACGTGGTGGGGAAcccggaggaggagaggagggcggaGTTTTACCACGAGCCCTGGTCTCAGGAGGCCGTCAGTCGTTACTTCTACAGTAAG ATCcagcagaggagacaggagttgGAGCAGGCCTTGGCTGTGAGGAACACCTAA
- the LOC124039762 gene encoding SWI/SNF-related matrix-associated actin-dependent regulator of chromatin subfamily D member 3-like isoform X1 → MATEETAGGARKATKSKLFEFLVHGVRPGMPSGARMPHQGAPMGPPGPPFGGSPAVRPGLPAPVMEPSRKRPAPSQQVQQQQNVQNRARKKPVGFPGANEMPARQMDMRDAQSDPTLGSNAKRRKMADKILPQRIRELVPESQAYMDLLAFERKLDQTIMRKRVDIQEALKRPMKQKRKLRLYISNTFNPAKPDADDSDGSIASWELRVEGKLLDDPGKLKRKFSSFFKSLVIELDKDLYGPDNHLVEWHRTPTTQETDGFQVKRPGDVSVRCTLLLMLDYQPPQFKLDPRLARLLGIHTQTRSCIIQALWQYVKTNKLQDSHDKEYINCDKYFQQIFDCPRLKFSEIPQRLTNLLLPPDPIVINHVISVDPNDQKKTACYDIDVEVEDPLKSQMSSFLLSTANQQEIASLDNKIHETIESINQLKIQRDFMLSFSRDPKGYIQDWLKSQSRDLKLMTDVVGNPEEERRAEFYHEPWSQEAVSRYFYSKIQQRRQELEQALAVRNT, encoded by the exons ATGGCTACGGAGGAGACGGCAGGGGGAGCGCGCAAAGCCACCAAGAGCAAACTGTTTGAGTTCCTGGTCCATGGAGTG CGTCCTGGAATGCCGTCTGGAGCGAGGATGCCCCACCAGGGTGCTCCCATGGGCCCCCCCGGACCCCCGTTCGGTGGGAGCCCTGCGGTGCGGCCTGGCCTACCCGCGCCGGTCATGGAGCCCAGCCGCAAGAGACCTGCCCCCTCCCAGCAGGTCCAGCAACAGCAGAACGTCCAGAACCGGGCCAGAAA GAAGCCAGTGGGATTCCCCGGAGCCAATGAGATGCCAGCGAGGCAGATGGACATGAGAGATGCCCAATCAGATCCAACGCTCGGATCAAA cgCCAAGAGAAGGAAAATGGCAGACAAGATTCTTCCACAGAGG ATCCGTGAGCTGGTCCCGGAGTCCCAGGCTTACATGGACCTGTTGGCCTTTGAACGTAAACTGGACCAGACCATTATGCGTAAACGGGTGGACATCCAGGAAGCCCTGAAGAGACCCATGAAG CAAAAGCGTAAACTGAGGCTGTACATCTCCAACACCTTCAACCCTGCCAAGCCTGACGCTGACGACTCAGACGGCAGTATTGCATCATGGGAGCTGCGGGTTGAGGGGAAGCTGCTGGATGAT CCTGGGAAGCTGAAGAGGAAATTCTCCTCGTTCTTCAAGAGCCTGGTGATCGAGCTGGACAAAGACCTGTATGGTCCTGACAACCACCTGGTAGAG TGGCACCGCACTCCCACCACCCAGGAGACGGACGGCTTCCAGGTGAAGAGGCCAGGGGACGTGAGCGTGCGCTGCACACTGCTGCTAATGCTAGACTACCAG CCCCCCCAGTTCAAGCTGGACCCTCGTCTTGCTCGCCTGCTGGGTATCCACACCCAGACCCGCTCCTGTATCATCCAGGCCCTGTGGCAGTACGTCAAGACCAACAAGCTGCAGGACTCCCACGACAAGGAGTACATCAACTGTGACAAGTACTTTCAGCAG ATCTTTGACTGCCCGCGGCTCAAGTTCTCGGAGATCCCCCAGCGTCTCACCAACCTCCTCCTGCCCCCTGACCCCATCGTCATCAACCACGTCATCAG CGTGGACCCTAATGACCAGAAGAAGACAGCGTGCTATGACATCGACGTGGAGGTGGAGGACCCCCTGAAGAGCCAGATGAGCAGCTTCCTGCTCTCCACTGCCAACCAGCAGGAGATCGCCTCACTGGACAAcaag ATCCACGAAACCATTGAGTCCATCAACCAGTTAAAGATCCAGAGGGACTTTATGCTCAGCTTCTCCAGAGACCCTAAGGGCTACATCCAGGACTGGCTCAAGTCCCAGAGCAGAGACCTGAAG CTGATGACGGACGTGGTGGGGAAcccggaggaggagaggagggcggaGTTTTACCACGAGCCCTGGTCTCAGGAGGCCGTCAGTCGTTACTTCTACAGTAAG ATCcagcagaggagacaggagttgGAGCAGGCCTTGGCTGTGAGGAACACCTAA
- the LOC124039762 gene encoding SWI/SNF-related matrix-associated actin-dependent regulator of chromatin subfamily D member 3-like isoform X3 — translation MATEETAGGARKATKSKLFEFLVHGVRPGMPSGARMPHQGAPMGPPGPPFGGSPAVRPGLPAPVMEPSRKRPAPSQQVQQQQNVQNRARNAKRRKMADKILPQRIRELVPESQAYMDLLAFERKLDQTIMRKRVDIQEALKRPMKQKRKLRLYISNTFNPAKPDADDSDGSIASWELRVEGKLLDDPGKLKRKFSSFFKSLVIELDKDLYGPDNHLVEWHRTPTTQETDGFQVKRPGDVSVRCTLLLMLDYQPPQFKLDPRLARLLGIHTQTRSCIIQALWQYVKTNKLQDSHDKEYINCDKYFQQIFDCPRLKFSEIPQRLTNLLLPPDPIVINHVISVDPNDQKKTACYDIDVEVEDPLKSQMSSFLLSTANQQEIASLDNKIHETIESINQLKIQRDFMLSFSRDPKGYIQDWLKSQSRDLKLMTDVVGNPEEERRAEFYHEPWSQEAVSRYFYSKIQQRRQELEQALAVRNT, via the exons ATGGCTACGGAGGAGACGGCAGGGGGAGCGCGCAAAGCCACCAAGAGCAAACTGTTTGAGTTCCTGGTCCATGGAGTG CGTCCTGGAATGCCGTCTGGAGCGAGGATGCCCCACCAGGGTGCTCCCATGGGCCCCCCCGGACCCCCGTTCGGTGGGAGCCCTGCGGTGCGGCCTGGCCTACCCGCGCCGGTCATGGAGCCCAGCCGCAAGAGACCTGCCCCCTCCCAGCAGGTCCAGCAACAGCAGAACGTCCAGAACCGGGCCAGAAA cgCCAAGAGAAGGAAAATGGCAGACAAGATTCTTCCACAGAGG ATCCGTGAGCTGGTCCCGGAGTCCCAGGCTTACATGGACCTGTTGGCCTTTGAACGTAAACTGGACCAGACCATTATGCGTAAACGGGTGGACATCCAGGAAGCCCTGAAGAGACCCATGAAG CAAAAGCGTAAACTGAGGCTGTACATCTCCAACACCTTCAACCCTGCCAAGCCTGACGCTGACGACTCAGACGGCAGTATTGCATCATGGGAGCTGCGGGTTGAGGGGAAGCTGCTGGATGAT CCTGGGAAGCTGAAGAGGAAATTCTCCTCGTTCTTCAAGAGCCTGGTGATCGAGCTGGACAAAGACCTGTATGGTCCTGACAACCACCTGGTAGAG TGGCACCGCACTCCCACCACCCAGGAGACGGACGGCTTCCAGGTGAAGAGGCCAGGGGACGTGAGCGTGCGCTGCACACTGCTGCTAATGCTAGACTACCAG CCCCCCCAGTTCAAGCTGGACCCTCGTCTTGCTCGCCTGCTGGGTATCCACACCCAGACCCGCTCCTGTATCATCCAGGCCCTGTGGCAGTACGTCAAGACCAACAAGCTGCAGGACTCCCACGACAAGGAGTACATCAACTGTGACAAGTACTTTCAGCAG ATCTTTGACTGCCCGCGGCTCAAGTTCTCGGAGATCCCCCAGCGTCTCACCAACCTCCTCCTGCCCCCTGACCCCATCGTCATCAACCACGTCATCAG CGTGGACCCTAATGACCAGAAGAAGACAGCGTGCTATGACATCGACGTGGAGGTGGAGGACCCCCTGAAGAGCCAGATGAGCAGCTTCCTGCTCTCCACTGCCAACCAGCAGGAGATCGCCTCACTGGACAAcaag ATCCACGAAACCATTGAGTCCATCAACCAGTTAAAGATCCAGAGGGACTTTATGCTCAGCTTCTCCAGAGACCCTAAGGGCTACATCCAGGACTGGCTCAAGTCCCAGAGCAGAGACCTGAAG CTGATGACGGACGTGGTGGGGAAcccggaggaggagaggagggcggaGTTTTACCACGAGCCCTGGTCTCAGGAGGCCGTCAGTCGTTACTTCTACAGTAAG ATCcagcagaggagacaggagttgGAGCAGGCCTTGGCTGTGAGGAACACCTAA